In Phaeobacter porticola, one DNA window encodes the following:
- a CDS encoding OmpA family protein — protein MIRRAVFAARRLTPAVAGLLCAALPSVVASQGVNLPPGARQLAERATALGSYAVPLGPASDDGVPERQVEGQILRRSWRVSGDATVLQVLAPLRAQLVEAGYELLYQCPARSCGGFDFRFDIEVIPAPDMTVDVSNYSFLSAEHPDGRIVTLLVSRSGNATFVQVIEVTPEGVSTPVIAEGTTSASGGTDEAPTVALPLIGAAELITGLRRNGRAVLADLEFETGAVTLGAKPYDSLAALAEFLIQNPDFDVLLVGHTDTVGSLEQNIAISERRADAVRRRLLADSAVDRARVAVAGAGFMAPLTTNLTPEGREANRRVEVVLIRR, from the coding sequence TTGATCCGTCGCGCTGTCTTTGCCGCCCGGCGGCTGACGCCTGCGGTGGCGGGGCTGCTCTGTGCGGCCCTGCCATCGGTGGTCGCTTCGCAGGGGGTAAATTTACCCCCCGGCGCACGCCAGCTGGCCGAGCGCGCCACCGCCCTTGGCAGCTATGCGGTGCCGCTCGGTCCCGCCAGCGACGACGGCGTACCCGAACGCCAGGTCGAGGGGCAGATCCTGCGCCGCAGTTGGCGGGTTTCCGGTGATGCCACGGTGTTGCAAGTGCTTGCACCGCTGCGCGCGCAGCTGGTCGAGGCCGGGTATGAGCTGCTTTATCAATGCCCCGCACGGAGCTGCGGCGGTTTTGATTTCCGCTTTGATATTGAGGTGATCCCCGCCCCGGACATGACCGTGGATGTTAGCAACTACAGCTTCCTCTCTGCCGAGCATCCCGACGGGCGGATCGTCACTCTCTTGGTCTCGCGCTCCGGCAACGCCACCTTTGTGCAGGTGATTGAGGTCACGCCCGAAGGTGTCAGCACGCCGGTCATCGCAGAGGGCACCACTTCGGCAAGCGGCGGCACCGACGAAGCCCCGACCGTCGCGCTGCCACTCATTGGCGCGGCAGAGTTGATCACCGGGTTGCGCCGCAACGGGCGGGCGGTCTTGGCGGACCTGGAGTTTGAAACCGGCGCCGTGACACTGGGGGCAAAACCCTATGACAGCCTTGCGGCCCTTGCGGAGTTTCTGATCCAGAATCCGGATTTTGATGTGCTCCTGGTCGGGCATACCGATACGGTGGGGTCGCTGGAGCAGAATATCGCGATCTCTGAACGCCGCGCCGATGCGGTGCGCCGCCGCCTGCTGGCCGATAGCGCGGTTGACCGTGCACGGGTCGCGGTGGCAGGCGCGGGCTTCATGGCGCCGCTGACCACCAATCTCACCCCCGAGGGGCGCGAGGCCAATCGCCGGGTTGAGGTGGTGCTGATCAGACGTTGA
- a CDS encoding RNA pyrophosphohydrolase codes for MTPEEIAALPYRPNVGVMLINAAGDVWVGQRMDRHKDAWQMPQGGIDAGEDPRLAALRELEEETGVTADLVEIIAESNGWLPYDLPAEVVPQFWGGKYRGQEQKWYLMRFLGRDDQINIATDHPEFSAWCWQPVDQLVGKIVPFKREVYERVIQEFQDHL; via the coding sequence ATGACGCCCGAAGAAATCGCCGCCTTGCCCTATCGGCCCAATGTGGGTGTGATGCTGATCAATGCGGCAGGGGATGTTTGGGTTGGCCAGCGCATGGACCGGCACAAGGACGCTTGGCAGATGCCACAGGGCGGAATTGACGCAGGCGAAGACCCCAGGCTGGCGGCCCTGCGTGAGCTGGAGGAAGAAACCGGCGTCACCGCCGATCTGGTTGAGATCATCGCCGAAAGCAACGGCTGGCTGCCCTATGATCTGCCCGCCGAGGTGGTGCCGCAGTTTTGGGGCGGCAAATATCGCGGACAGGAACAGAAATGGTATCTGATGCGCTTTCTCGGGCGCGATGATCAGATCAATATCGCCACCGACCACCCGGAATTCTCCGCCTGGTGCTGGCAGCCGGTTGATCAGCTGGTCGGCAAGATCGTGCCATTCAAACGCGAGGTTTACGAACGGGTTATTCAGGAGTTTCAGGACCATCTATGA
- the nth gene encoding endonuclease III, producing the protein MAKQLDYHTLREIFTRFQAADPEPKGELDHVNVYTLVVAVALSAQATDAGVNRATHALFQIADTPQRMLDLGEEGLIEHIKTIGLYRQKAKNVIKMSRILVEDYDGIVPNSRAALQSLPGVGRKTANVVLNMWWRQPAQAVDTHIFRVGNRAGIAPGKDVDAVERAVEDNIPADFQLHAHHWLILHGRYHCKARKPMCPTCIIRDLCQFEDKTL; encoded by the coding sequence ATGGCAAAGCAACTCGATTATCACACTCTGCGTGAGATCTTCACGCGGTTTCAGGCAGCGGATCCAGAACCCAAGGGCGAGCTGGATCACGTCAACGTCTATACTCTTGTGGTGGCGGTAGCGCTGTCGGCGCAGGCTACGGATGCCGGTGTCAACCGGGCCACCCACGCGCTGTTTCAGATCGCGGACACCCCGCAAAGGATGCTGGATCTGGGCGAAGAAGGCCTGATCGAGCATATCAAGACTATTGGCCTATACCGTCAAAAGGCCAAGAATGTGATCAAGATGTCGCGGATTTTGGTCGAAGACTACGATGGCATTGTGCCCAATTCCCGCGCGGCGCTGCAATCCCTGCCCGGTGTCGGGCGCAAGACCGCAAATGTGGTGCTGAACATGTGGTGGCGCCAGCCCGCACAGGCGGTGGACACCCATATCTTTCGCGTCGGCAACCGGGCGGGCATTGCGCCGGGCAAGGATGTCGATGCGGTCGAACGCGCCGTAGAAGACAACATTCCGGCAGATTTTCAGCTCCATGCCCATCACTGGCTGATCCTGCACGGGCGATACCATTGCAAAGCTCGCAAACCGATGTGCCCCACCTGCATCATCCGCGATCTCTGCCAGTTTGAGGACAAAACTCTATGA
- a CDS encoding methylated-DNA--[protein]-cysteine S-methyltransferase, which translates to MNIQTREQSYHYGVMRRAIELIDEGGEALTLAELAAAMDMSPAHFQRLFSAWVGVSPKRYQQYLRLGHAKTLLQEHFTTLEAAHAVGLSGSGRLHDLFLRWEAMSPGEYARKGAGLRILWGWFDSPFGLVLVMGTEKGICGMGFAAETGAEPTMADMRSRWPDADFVEDPMALRAMVEAIFDQRGEAALHMIGAPLQIKVWEALLRIPSGQVTTYSEIAHAIGAPRAVRAVGTAVGRNPVSWLIPCHRALRKSGALGGYHWGLPVKRAMLAYEAARDEGQQDGAA; encoded by the coding sequence ATGAACATCCAAACACGCGAGCAGAGCTATCACTACGGCGTCATGCGCCGCGCGATTGAGCTGATTGACGAGGGCGGCGAGGCTTTGACCCTTGCCGAACTGGCCGCCGCCATGGATATGAGCCCGGCGCATTTTCAACGCCTGTTCTCGGCCTGGGTCGGCGTCTCCCCCAAGCGTTACCAGCAGTATCTGCGCCTTGGCCACGCCAAGACCCTGTTGCAGGAGCATTTCACCACGCTGGAGGCGGCCCATGCTGTCGGTCTTTCGGGCAGTGGCCGTCTGCATGATCTGTTCCTGCGCTGGGAGGCGATGAGCCCCGGTGAATACGCCCGCAAGGGGGCCGGTCTGCGTATCCTCTGGGGCTGGTTTGACAGCCCCTTCGGACTGGTCCTGGTGATGGGCACGGAGAAAGGCATCTGTGGCATGGGCTTTGCGGCGGAAACCGGGGCAGAGCCGACCATGGCCGATATGCGCAGCCGCTGGCCCGACGCTGATTTTGTCGAGGATCCGATGGCCCTGCGCGCGATGGTGGAGGCGATCTTTGATCAGCGGGGCGAGGCCGCTCTGCATATGATCGGCGCGCCGCTACAGATCAAGGTCTGGGAGGCGCTGCTGCGTATTCCTTCGGGACAGGTCACCACCTATTCCGAGATCGCCCATGCCATCGGCGCGCCCCGTGCGGTGCGCGCCGTCGGTACGGCGGTAGGACGCAACCCGGTCAGCTGGCTGATCCCCTGTCACCGCGCCCTGCGCAAATCCGGCGCTCTTGGCGGTTATCACTGGGGCCTGCCGGTCAAACGCGCGATGCTGGCCTATGAGGCCGCGCGTGATGAGGGGCAGCAGGACGGCGCGGCCTGA
- a CDS encoding NADPH-dependent 2,4-dienoyl-CoA reductase — MTAYPKMLAPLDLGFTTLKNRVLMGSMHTGLEETKDWNRVAEFYADRARGGVALMVTGGIGPNLEGSVLPGAAMMTSDQDVENHSIVTNRVHEAGGKIAMQILHAGRYSYGPKCVAPSPVKSPISPFPPNELDEEGIEKQIADIVNAAVLAQQAGYDGVEIMGSEGYFLNQFLVTHTNKREDRWGGSYENRMRLPIDVVRRTREAVGTNFIIIYRLSMIDLVPNGSTYDEVVQLAQEVEKAGATILNTGIGWHEARIPTIATSVPRAAFAWVTKKLMGKVGIPVITSNRINTPEVAEQVLSEGCADMVSMARPMLADADFVAKAAEGKSNQIAPCIACNQACLDHTFGGKLTSCLVNPRACHETELVLTPAESVKAIAIVGAGPAGLSTALAASERGHKVTLFDRASEIGGQLNMAKQVPGKEEFWGLVDWYRTMLAQSDVALELNREVSAGDLKGFDEVVIATGVVPRDPQIPGQDRANVVDYIDVLRHKAEVGKRVAVIGAGGIGFDVSEFLLHAGESPTENLPLWMQEWGVADPAEHRAGLAPEGPQPEAPAREVTLLQRKAERHGKRLGKTTGWIHRAALKMKDVNFVGGVNYEKIDDEGLHVSFGEARENPTVIAADTVVLCSGQLSERSLADTLEAQGTACHVIGGADLAAELDAKRAINQGTRLAASL; from the coding sequence ATGACTGCGTACCCGAAAATGTTGGCGCCGCTGGATCTCGGCTTTACCACGTTGAAAAACCGCGTGCTGATGGGATCCATGCACACCGGGCTTGAGGAAACCAAAGACTGGAACCGGGTGGCCGAATTCTATGCTGACCGTGCGCGGGGTGGCGTGGCGCTGATGGTCACCGGCGGTATTGGTCCGAACCTCGAAGGCTCGGTTCTGCCGGGCGCGGCGATGATGACCAGCGATCAGGATGTGGAGAACCACAGCATCGTCACCAACCGCGTGCATGAGGCCGGGGGCAAGATCGCGATGCAGATCCTGCATGCGGGGCGCTATTCCTACGGGCCAAAATGTGTTGCCCCCAGTCCGGTCAAATCTCCCATCTCTCCCTTCCCGCCAAATGAGCTGGACGAAGAGGGTATTGAGAAGCAGATCGCGGATATCGTGAATGCCGCCGTGCTGGCGCAGCAGGCCGGTTATGATGGCGTTGAAATCATGGGGTCAGAAGGCTATTTCCTGAACCAGTTCCTGGTCACCCATACCAACAAACGCGAGGACCGCTGGGGTGGCTCCTATGAAAACCGGATGCGCCTGCCGATTGATGTGGTGCGCCGCACCCGCGAGGCGGTGGGAACGAATTTCATCATTATCTACCGCCTGTCGATGATTGATCTGGTGCCCAATGGCTCCACCTATGACGAGGTGGTTCAACTGGCGCAAGAGGTCGAGAAAGCCGGGGCGACCATTCTGAATACCGGCATCGGCTGGCATGAGGCACGGATCCCGACAATTGCCACATCTGTTCCCCGCGCGGCCTTTGCCTGGGTCACCAAAAAGCTGATGGGCAAGGTCGGCATTCCGGTGATCACATCGAACCGGATCAACACGCCTGAGGTCGCCGAACAGGTGCTGTCCGAGGGTTGCGCCGATATGGTGTCGATGGCGCGACCAATGCTGGCGGATGCGGATTTTGTCGCCAAGGCTGCCGAAGGCAAATCCAACCAGATCGCGCCCTGCATCGCCTGCAATCAGGCCTGTCTGGACCATACCTTTGGTGGCAAGCTGACCTCCTGCCTGGTGAACCCGCGCGCCTGTCACGAGACCGAACTGGTGCTGACGCCTGCGGAGAGCGTGAAGGCAATCGCCATTGTCGGTGCGGGTCCGGCAGGCCTGTCCACCGCACTGGCGGCCTCGGAACGTGGCCATAAGGTGACGCTGTTTGACCGCGCAAGCGAGATTGGCGGTCAGTTGAATATGGCCAAGCAGGTTCCGGGCAAGGAAGAGTTCTGGGGGCTGGTCGATTGGTATCGCACCATGCTGGCCCAGAGCGACGTGGCGTTGGAATTGAACCGCGAAGTCTCTGCGGGCGATCTCAAAGGCTTCGACGAGGTGGTGATTGCCACCGGTGTGGTGCCGCGCGATCCGCAGATCCCCGGTCAGGATCGCGCCAATGTGGTCGATTACATCGACGTGCTGCGCCACAAGGCCGAGGTCGGCAAGCGGGTGGCGGTGATCGGGGCCGGTGGCATCGGCTTTGACGTGTCGGAATTCCTGCTGCACGCAGGCGAAAGCCCAACCGAGAACCTGCCTTTGTGGATGCAGGAATGGGGCGTTGCCGACCCCGCCGAGCATCGCGCTGGTCTGGCCCCCGAAGGCCCGCAACCCGAAGCGCCGGCGCGTGAAGTGACGCTGTTGCAGCGCAAGGCGGAGCGTCACGGCAAACGGCTGGGCAAGACCACTGGCTGGATCCACCGCGCCGCGCTGAAGATGAAGGACGTGAATTTCGTCGGCGGCGTGAACTACGAGAAGATCGACGACGAGGGACTGCATGTCAGCTTTGGCGAGGCGCGCGAGAACCCGACCGTGATTGCGGCGGACACCGTGGTGCTGTGCTCGGGCCAGCTGTCGGAACGCTCCCTCGCCGACACGCTGGAGGCACAGGGCACCGCCTGTCATGTGATCGGCGGCGCGGATCTGGCCGCAGAACTGGACGCCAAACGGGCCATCAATCAGGGCACACGGCTGGCCGCCAGCCTCTGA
- a CDS encoding type 1 glutamine amidotransferase domain-containing protein codes for MPRMTDAKILMIATHGFEQSELEFPRDQLRVKGADVSVASLDGKAIKGWEGDDWGREAKADLALKAVRVEDYDALVLPGGQINPDLLRINDDVIELINAFYDQGKVVAAICHAPWLLIEAGLVKGRTMTSFQSIKTDMINAGADWQDAEVVADNGIVTSRNPDDLKAFVGKIVEEIEEGRHPR; via the coding sequence ATGCCCCGTATGACCGACGCCAAGATCCTGATGATTGCCACCCATGGGTTCGAACAGTCCGAACTGGAATTTCCGCGAGATCAGCTGCGGGTCAAAGGGGCCGACGTCTCGGTTGCCAGTCTGGACGGCAAGGCGATCAAGGGCTGGGAAGGCGATGATTGGGGCCGCGAGGCCAAGGCCGATCTGGCGCTGAAGGCGGTCCGTGTCGAGGATTACGACGCGCTGGTCCTGCCCGGCGGTCAGATCAACCCAGATCTGCTGCGCATCAATGACGATGTGATCGAGCTGATCAACGCTTTCTACGATCAGGGCAAGGTTGTCGCCGCAATCTGCCATGCGCCCTGGCTGCTGATCGAAGCCGGCCTGGTCAAGGGCCGCACCATGACATCGTTCCAGTCGATCAAAACCGATATGATCAACGCCGGGGCCGATTGGCAGGACGCGGAGGTCGTCGCGGACAACGGGATCGTGACCAGCCGCAACCCCGATGATCTGAAGGCATTTGTCGGCAAGATCGTGGAAGAGATCGAAGAAGGTCGGCACCCGCGCTGA
- a CDS encoding MarR family winged helix-turn-helix transcriptional regulator yields MDHVDFVTQQWERERPDLDVSAMAVIGRVGRLAQAYQKEMQKTWARYDLNGAKFDVLATLRRAGAPYCLSPGDLLQATMVASGTMTNRIDRLVDAGLVARSVNPEDSRSFLIELTPEGLRLINEVVEAHVATQARLLDGLGAEEQTVLTELLSKALTSADNA; encoded by the coding sequence ATGGACCATGTAGATTTTGTGACCCAGCAATGGGAGCGGGAACGCCCCGACCTTGATGTATCGGCGATGGCCGTCATCGGGCGGGTCGGGCGATTGGCGCAGGCCTATCAGAAAGAAATGCAGAAAACCTGGGCGCGGTATGATCTGAACGGCGCCAAGTTCGACGTGCTGGCCACCCTGCGCCGCGCCGGTGCGCCCTATTGCCTGTCGCCGGGGGATTTGTTGCAGGCCACTATGGTCGCCTCTGGCACCATGACCAACCGCATTGACCGGCTGGTGGATGCAGGGCTGGTGGCCCGCAGCGTCAACCCCGAGGACAGCCGTAGTTTTCTGATTGAGCTGACCCCGGAGGGGCTGCGCCTGATCAATGAGGTGGTCGAGGCCCATGTGGCCACACAGGCGCGCCTGCTTGATGGTCTTGGTGCGGAAGAGCAGACGGTTTTGACGGAGCTGCTGTCAAAGGCGCTGACCTCCGCCGACAACGCCTGA
- a CDS encoding adenosine kinase, giving the protein MKTYQLVGIGNAVVDVISQCDDSFLEHMGIEKGIMQLIERDRGEVLYAAMQERVQTPGGSVANTIAGAGALGLEAAFIGRVHDDALGRFYAQAMTDDGVDFVNPPVAGGELPTSRSMIFVSGDGERSMNTYLGISSELSSSDVPDTVAGKAQLMFLEGYLFDKDKGKTAFMEAARDCREGGGKCGIAISDPFCVERHRADFLSLIENDLDFVIGNEAEIKSLFETDDLEEALAKTAAICSLVVCTRSGDGVTVVQGDTRVSVPVERVVPVDATGAGDQFAAGFLFGMAKGLDIETCAKIGNACAAEVISHIGPRPKAVMSQVLRREGLL; this is encoded by the coding sequence ATGAAAACATACCAGCTCGTCGGGATCGGCAATGCCGTTGTGGACGTGATCAGCCAATGCGACGACAGCTTTCTGGAGCATATGGGCATTGAAAAAGGCATTATGCAGCTGATCGAACGCGATCGCGGCGAGGTGCTCTATGCGGCGATGCAGGAACGTGTCCAGACGCCCGGCGGCTCGGTCGCGAACACCATCGCTGGTGCCGGGGCGCTGGGGCTGGAGGCCGCGTTTATCGGCCGGGTGCATGACGACGCATTGGGACGGTTCTACGCGCAGGCAATGACCGATGATGGCGTGGATTTTGTGAACCCGCCGGTTGCAGGTGGCGAGCTGCCGACCTCGCGGTCGATGATCTTTGTCTCCGGCGATGGTGAGCGGTCGATGAACACCTATCTGGGCATCTCCTCCGAACTGTCTTCGTCAGATGTGCCGGACACGGTGGCCGGCAAGGCGCAGCTGATGTTCCTTGAGGGCTATCTGTTTGACAAGGACAAAGGCAAAACCGCCTTTATGGAAGCGGCGCGGGATTGCCGCGAGGGCGGCGGCAAATGCGGCATCGCGATTTCCGATCCCTTCTGTGTGGAACGCCACCGCGCCGATTTCCTGTCGCTGATCGAAAACGATCTGGATTTCGTGATCGGCAATGAGGCCGAGATCAAATCCCTGTTCGAAACCGACGATCTGGAAGAGGCGCTGGCCAAGACGGCTGCAATCTGTTCGCTGGTGGTCTGCACCCGCTCGGGCGATGGCGTCACCGTGGTTCAGGGCGACACCCGTGTGTCGGTGCCGGTCGAGCGGGTGGTGCCGGTGGATGCCACGGGTGCGGGTGATCAGTTTGCGGCCGGGTTCCTGTTTGGCATGGCCAAAGGGCTGGATATCGAGACCTGTGCCAAGATCGGCAACGCCTGCGCCGCCGAGGTGATCAGCCACATCGGCCCCCGCCCCAAAGCGGTGATGAGCCAGGTGCTGCGCCGCGAAGGGCTGCTCTGA
- a CDS encoding antibiotic biosynthesis monooxygenase family protein, with protein MIAVIFEVEIKDGAKDRYLEIAADLKPLLQEIEGFISVERFQSLTTPGKLLSLSFWESEEAVANWRRLSAHRAGQAEGRESVFSDYRLRVAGVLRDYGMDRRDEAPADARAVHDPVVT; from the coding sequence ATGATTGCCGTTATCTTCGAGGTTGAAATCAAGGACGGGGCCAAGGACCGTTATCTGGAGATCGCCGCCGATCTGAAACCGCTGTTGCAGGAGATTGAAGGCTTCATCTCCGTCGAACGGTTCCAGAGCCTGACGACACCGGGCAAACTCCTGTCGCTGTCCTTCTGGGAGAGCGAGGAAGCCGTGGCCAACTGGCGCCGCCTCAGCGCCCACCGCGCCGGGCAGGCCGAGGGCAGAGAGAGCGTGTTCAGCGACTACCGTCTGCGGGTGGCAGGCGTGCTGCGTGACTACGGCATGGACCGGCGCGACGAAGCCCCCGCCGACGCCCGCGCGGTCCACGATCCTGTTGTCACGTGA
- a CDS encoding LysR family transcriptional regulator — protein sequence MDRLTEMEAFANVVDQGGFTDAAKKMGISKSAVSKHVSSLEARLGARLLNRTTRRVSPTEIGLAYYDRARRVLNDAGEADALVTSMQSAPSGLLRISVATDFGVNHLSPVLSDFLRDFPDITVNMVLNNRYVELISEGFDMALRIGELEDSSLRARKLTETTKRMIASPAYLEKFGRPQKIDDLNMHKLLHYSNQSSGSMWKITAPSGEKRQVRTSGWLSVNDGQSLLNAAISGLGIAYLPSYLYSDAMAEGLVEDVMPSLPMETQGIYAVYPPGRFTQPKVRAFIDFLANAFADKDGITW from the coding sequence ATGGATCGACTGACCGAAATGGAGGCCTTTGCCAATGTGGTGGATCAGGGCGGATTCACCGATGCGGCAAAGAAAATGGGGATATCCAAATCGGCGGTATCCAAACATGTGTCCAGCCTTGAGGCCCGGCTGGGCGCGCGGCTGCTGAACCGGACCACGCGGCGGGTGTCCCCCACCGAAATTGGGCTGGCCTATTATGACCGGGCGCGCCGTGTCCTAAATGATGCCGGCGAGGCGGATGCGCTGGTGACCTCGATGCAATCGGCGCCTTCCGGGCTGTTGCGGATTTCGGTGGCGACGGATTTTGGCGTCAACCACCTGTCGCCCGTGTTGTCGGACTTCCTGCGCGATTTCCCCGATATCACCGTCAATATGGTGCTGAACAACCGCTATGTAGAGCTGATCTCTGAAGGGTTCGACATGGCGCTGCGGATTGGTGAGCTGGAAGACAGCTCTCTGCGGGCGCGCAAACTGACCGAAACCACCAAGCGGATGATCGCCTCCCCCGCCTATCTGGAGAAATTCGGCCGTCCGCAGAAAATCGACGATCTGAACATGCACAAGCTGCTGCATTATTCGAACCAGTCGAGCGGCAGCATGTGGAAGATCACCGCGCCGTCGGGCGAAAAGCGGCAGGTGCGGACCTCCGGCTGGCTGTCGGTCAATGACGGGCAATCGCTGCTGAATGCGGCCATTTCCGGTCTGGGGATCGCCTATCTGCCAAGCTACCTCTACTCCGACGCCATGGCCGAGGGGCTGGTCGAGGACGTCATGCCCTCGCTGCCGATGGAGACCCAAGGCATTTATGCGGTCTACCCTCCTGGCCGTTTCACCCAGCCCAAGGTGCGGGCCTTTATCGACTTCCTCGCCAATGCCTTTGCCGACAAGGATGGCATCACCTGGTGA
- a CDS encoding NIPSNAP family protein, translating to MLSCVIRYHIDPTKREDFATYARNWGQAIPRCGADLIGYYAPHEGSSTLAYGIYDVANLAEYEAYRARLAADPLGRENYAFAQERRFILREDRTWLKKVSDPEGSTG from the coding sequence ATGCTCAGCTGTGTCATCCGTTACCATATCGACCCCACCAAACGTGAGGATTTCGCCACCTACGCCCGCAACTGGGGGCAGGCAATTCCGCGATGTGGTGCGGATCTCATCGGCTACTACGCCCCGCATGAGGGCTCATCAACGCTGGCCTATGGCATCTATGATGTGGCAAACCTTGCCGAATACGAAGCCTACCGCGCGCGCCTCGCAGCCGACCCGCTGGGGCGTGAAAACTACGCCTTCGCCCAGGAGCGCCGCTTTATCCTGCGTGAGGACCGCACCTGGCTGAAAAAAGTCTCTGACCCGGAAGGATCCACAGGATGA
- a CDS encoding EamA family transporter, whose amino-acid sequence MQSRDLILTALAPMIWGSSYIVTTTLLPGQSPLLVALLRALPAGLLLMLMVRQLPPLNWVPRLLVLGALNFSIFWSLLFVAAYRLPGGVAATLGAVQPLVVVFLSALMLKTPVRTAAVLAAGLSILGVALLVLTPSAQLDGIGVFAGLAGAIAMAAGVVLSRKWQPPVSLLTFTAWQLTAGGLLLIPVTLWSLPAVPQLSGENLLGLAYMSLIGGAATYVLWFRGIARLEPSVVSLLGVLSPLSAVVLGWVFLGEVLTAKQAIGAGLALFSLWLGQSGLRWRRPRVAGA is encoded by the coding sequence ATGCAGAGCCGTGATCTGATCCTTACCGCGCTGGCGCCCATGATCTGGGGCAGCAGCTATATTGTCACGACCACCCTGCTGCCCGGGCAGTCGCCGTTGCTGGTGGCCCTACTGCGGGCTTTGCCTGCGGGGCTGTTGCTGATGCTGATGGTGCGGCAACTGCCGCCGCTAAATTGGGTGCCGCGGTTGTTGGTGCTCGGGGCGCTGAATTTCTCGATCTTCTGGAGCCTGCTGTTTGTCGCCGCCTACCGCCTGCCCGGCGGGGTTGCCGCGACCCTTGGCGCGGTACAGCCGCTGGTGGTGGTGTTCCTGTCGGCGCTGATGCTGAAGACGCCGGTGCGGACGGCAGCGGTGCTGGCGGCGGGCCTCAGCATTCTGGGCGTGGCGCTGCTGGTGCTGACGCCGAGCGCACAGTTGGACGGGATCGGTGTCTTTGCCGGGCTCGCCGGGGCCATTGCGATGGCGGCTGGCGTGGTGCTGAGCCGCAAGTGGCAGCCGCCTGTGTCGCTGCTGACCTTCACCGCCTGGCAGCTGACGGCCGGCGGGCTGTTGCTGATCCCGGTGACGCTGTGGTCCCTGCCCGCCGTGCCGCAGCTGAGCGGCGAGAACCTGCTCGGCTTGGCCTATATGAGCCTGATCGGCGGCGCTGCGACCTATGTGTTGTGGTTTCGCGGCATTGCCCGACTGGAACCATCGGTGGTGTCGCTTCTGGGGGTGCTCAGCCCGCTGTCAGCGGTGGTGCTGGGCTGGGTGTTTCTGGGCGAAGTGCTGACGGCGAAACAGGCGATTGGCGCGGGCCTTGCGCTGTTCAGCCTGTGGCTGGGGCAAAGCGGCTTGCGCTGGCGCAGGCCGCGGGTGGCCGGGGCCTGA
- a CDS encoding DUF4399 domain-containing protein produces the protein MNAMIRSSLAAVVACALPVSAALAGGETPAPDGAEVYFVTPKDGEVVSAPVTVVFGLRGMGVAPAGTEKENTGHHHLLIDRPPLGEGEDGADELSYGLPSDENHIHFGGGQTETTLDLAPGEHTLQLVMGDYGHVPHSTPIVSELITIKVE, from the coding sequence ATGAATGCGATGATCAGATCTTCACTGGCGGCTGTGGTGGCCTGTGCCTTGCCCGTCTCTGCGGCCCTTGCGGGTGGCGAAACTCCGGCGCCGGATGGGGCCGAAGTCTATTTCGTGACCCCCAAGGATGGTGAGGTGGTGTCCGCACCGGTGACGGTGGTCTTTGGCCTGCGCGGCATGGGCGTGGCCCCGGCGGGCACCGAGAAGGAAAATACCGGCCATCACCACCTGCTGATCGACCGCCCGCCACTGGGGGAGGGCGAAGACGGTGCGGATGAGTTGTCCTACGGCCTGCCATCGGATGAAAACCACATCCATTTTGGCGGCGGACAGACCGAAACCACGCTGGATCTGGCACCGGGTGAACATACGCTGCAGTTGGTGATGGGCGACTACGGTCACGTCCCACATTCGACACCCATCGTCTCCGAACTAATCACCATCAAGGTCGAGTAG